In Luteipulveratus mongoliensis, the DNA window CCTCGACGGCATCTTGCACGCGCTGCGCAACGGCCAGGACGAGCTCGGCAAGGACAACGCCGCGCTCAACCTGGAGAAGCAGCAGCTCTGGGACACCATGGGCCGGCTCAACCAGTACGTCTACGTCGCCGAGCGCCTCGACGCCAAGCTGTCGGCCACCATCGCCCAGCTCGAGACCACCGACCCCGACAAGGCCAAGTCCTTGCGTGACGACGTGCTGTTCTACGTCCGGCAGAAGCACCAGGACCTGCTCACCCAGCTCGCCGTGTCGATCCAGAACTACCTGGCCATCGACGTCGTCATCAAGAACAACATTGAGCTGATCAAGGGCGTCGACCGCGCCTCGACCACCACGGTCTCGGCCCTGCGTACGGCCGTCATCGTGGCCCAGGCGCTCGGCAACCAGAAGCTCGTGCTCGACCAGATCACCGCGCTCAACACCACGACCAGCGACATGATCGAGCGCACCTCTCAGCTGTTGAAGGACAACTCGGTCGCGATCCAGCAGCAGGCCGGCTCCGCCACGATCGGGCTGCCACAGCTGCAGGCCGCGTTCGCCAACATCTACGCGACGATGGACGCGATCGACACGTTCAAGGTCGAGGCGCTGGACAACATGTCGGCGACGATCGGCACGCTCGAGAACGAAGTCACCAAGTCCCGCGGCTACCTCGACCGGGTGTCCACGCAGAACCAGCAAGTGGCCAGCGGCTCGCTCGACCTCGGCCTGGGCCGCTGACGTCGGCTCGCAGCGGAGCAGCGCGATGACCCTCGGTGGGTTCCTCGGGCGGATCACCGGACGTGACCGCGAGCCCGAGCCTGCCGCTGTGCCACGCCCGCCGACCACGCAGGATCTGCTGGCGGCCGTGGACCGGGTCGAGCAGCTCGTCGCCAACGGTGCGGTGCCTGCGGTGGTCAGCTCGCGGGTGATGCGCGTGTCCCGCATCGTGCGCGAGACCATCCCTCGGCTGAGCAACCTCGGAGCGGGCAGCCCGCAGGCGTACTCGGTCATGGCGACAGCGACCGACTACCTCCCCGAGGCGGTCAGCGGATACCTCCGCCTGCCTCGTCAGTGGGCCGACAGCCGCCCGGTCGACCGGGGCAAGACCTCGCTGATGGTGCTCGTCGACCAGCTGGACCTGCTGGGCTCC includes these proteins:
- a CDS encoding toxic anion resistance protein; this encodes MSESDGAQAASPLQPPEPVEAVTLTAPAPTQPVAATAAPSMAPAVDPAALPGLDAKVEGFLESLVSAQPRSPEFEAKAGDVRSMGDADIRQAAESSNRLLASPVKALQSGGLSEKSTVGKSLLELRRTVEDLDPKEATGTKKLLGMIPFGDKLENYFRKYQSAQGHLDGILHALRNGQDELGKDNAALNLEKQQLWDTMGRLNQYVYVAERLDAKLSATIAQLETTDPDKAKSLRDDVLFYVRQKHQDLLTQLAVSIQNYLAIDVVIKNNIELIKGVDRASTTTVSALRTAVIVAQALGNQKLVLDQITALNTTTSDMIERTSQLLKDNSVAIQQQAGSATIGLPQLQAAFANIYATMDAIDTFKVEALDNMSATIGTLENEVTKSRGYLDRVSTQNQQVASGSLDLGLGR